In Planctomycetota bacterium, a genomic segment contains:
- the smc gene encoding chromosome segregation protein SMC has translation MRLAKLTLNGFKSFDDRTEFVFDDPVTGIVGPNGCGKSNVVDAVKWVLGERSSKSLRGKEMLDVIFAGSAARKPAGMAAVTLTFDNPVLEGRLWDELQRQRSGTQAVDVVSVDAAAEDAEIDAMAADGGIDRGPLAQRGSVRRGLPIDDDVVEIERRLYRDGGSQYLINGARCRLRDIRDLFLDTGVGADAYSIIEQGRVDAMLLANPQERRSIFEEAAGVARYRQRRVESIRELDRAERNLAVTREQLASTERRLRIVRGQAAKARRFLELDADLRAWRAARALAQHDALTAALEQIYAEMGDVGTQRDAAEASLRTLEAGRQKAEVERHEASQAVRASEDRLAEVRHAAEAARQRLEMATRAARDARARAGTDAGRLRDADASIERAERDRERASDRVAAAAEKLADADRTLDELVERREAAQRAVAAARQAHAEARRRVERITGDHHAARARLDEAHRRSETLDASLRELRGRAETLDAQAREAHTRRDGARTHAGKSRDAAETQAAEVERLDTRARSLGDDRSRHAIEVKRLEERRLRLETRAHALRELLESREGLGEPARRVIEMAGRGEAFHGVLAPLADLVRVPLEHAPQVEAVLGPLLSAIVVPSLDRMPSADELAQLTGRVHFVPLGLAAPTTGPDPAAEALRATGQILPLRHVAEVDREACARLGVDPIVVARLLDTLLHNCWRAASLEAASLLSAGPIPGATIADPEARVLRFPGIVAAGPMGGEDAGGTGLLQRRAEHERLKHELGEATDALARASGTLRDFDAQAAHVSEALSAAQRRLSELSQARIRAEGDADRAADEADRLDRDLAQAASEADAMLADLTSAREQIGQLEEKLGSLESILADERATQDEAEAKAEALETEADATAEALTEARVAASTLGEQLNATRQELTALDSGLERQRAARGEIAAQLAHATELAEAHEQTAADAARTIDEHEADAQRAQEGIAGVRQRAEDARAQAADVERRLDAQRRQSSDIEQRWHALELRHREANIRGEALVQRTADEDGPDLWAELEDYRSILADGVRPVGEQEATEAIDALRSAIARLGSVNTAALDEEGQLEGKNEALAAQVADIDAARQRLETLIERLNDASRTRFSEMLETIRESFAGDNGLFRQLFGGGRAEIRLMPLVREVDGKKVQTDEIDVLESGIEIVARPPGKQPRSISQLSGGEKAMTAVALLLAIFKSKPSCFCVLDEVDAALDDANVDRFCRVIRAFSNTSNFIVVTHHKKTMAMCDRLHGVTMQERGVSTRVGVRFDQVGPDGKLADAAVDGSTTTKRPADDAREEPATEEPERPRLRNALAHLGAAPQEVEAPEADEPALASTT, from the coding sequence ATGCGGCTGGCCAAGCTGACCCTCAACGGGTTCAAGTCCTTCGACGACCGCACCGAGTTCGTCTTCGACGACCCGGTGACCGGCATCGTTGGGCCCAACGGCTGCGGCAAGAGCAACGTCGTCGACGCCGTCAAGTGGGTGCTGGGCGAGCGGAGCAGCAAGAGCCTCCGCGGCAAGGAGATGCTCGACGTCATCTTCGCCGGGTCGGCCGCCCGCAAGCCCGCGGGCATGGCGGCGGTCACCCTCACCTTCGACAACCCGGTGCTCGAGGGCCGGCTGTGGGACGAGCTACAGCGGCAGCGCTCAGGCACGCAGGCGGTCGACGTCGTCAGCGTCGATGCCGCGGCCGAGGACGCCGAGATCGACGCGATGGCGGCGGACGGCGGCATCGATCGCGGCCCGCTGGCGCAGCGAGGTTCGGTGCGGCGGGGGCTGCCCATCGACGACGATGTGGTCGAGATCGAGCGGCGGCTGTACCGCGACGGCGGCAGCCAATACCTGATCAACGGCGCGCGGTGCCGCCTCCGCGACATCCGCGACCTGTTCCTGGATACGGGCGTGGGCGCGGACGCCTACTCGATCATCGAGCAGGGCCGCGTCGACGCGATGCTGCTGGCCAACCCGCAGGAGCGGCGCTCGATCTTCGAGGAGGCCGCCGGCGTGGCCCGCTATCGCCAGCGGCGAGTCGAATCCATCCGCGAGCTGGACCGGGCCGAGCGGAACCTGGCCGTCACGCGGGAGCAGCTCGCGAGCACCGAGCGGCGGCTGCGGATCGTGCGGGGGCAGGCCGCCAAGGCCCGCCGGTTCCTGGAGCTGGACGCCGACCTGCGGGCGTGGCGCGCGGCGCGGGCGCTGGCACAGCACGACGCGCTGACCGCGGCGCTCGAGCAGATCTATGCCGAGATGGGCGACGTCGGCACCCAGCGCGACGCGGCCGAGGCGAGCCTCCGCACGCTCGAGGCGGGCCGCCAGAAGGCAGAGGTCGAGCGGCACGAGGCGAGCCAGGCGGTGCGAGCGTCGGAGGATCGCCTCGCCGAGGTCCGCCACGCCGCCGAGGCCGCGCGGCAGCGGCTCGAGATGGCCACCCGGGCGGCCCGGGACGCCCGCGCCCGGGCCGGCACCGACGCCGGACGGCTCCGCGACGCCGATGCGTCGATCGAGCGGGCCGAGCGGGATCGCGAGCGGGCCAGCGACCGCGTTGCTGCCGCGGCCGAGAAGCTCGCCGACGCCGACCGCACGCTGGACGAACTCGTGGAACGACGCGAGGCGGCACAGCGGGCCGTCGCCGCCGCGCGGCAGGCGCACGCCGAAGCCCGCCGCCGCGTCGAGCGGATCACCGGCGACCACCACGCGGCGCGGGCGCGGCTCGACGAGGCTCATCGTCGGTCGGAGACGCTCGATGCATCGCTCCGCGAACTCCGCGGCCGGGCCGAGACACTCGATGCGCAGGCCCGCGAGGCTCACACCCGGCGCGATGGCGCGCGGACGCACGCCGGCAAGAGCCGCGACGCCGCCGAAACGCAGGCCGCCGAGGTCGAGCGGCTGGACACGCGGGCGCGATCGCTGGGCGACGACCGCTCGCGGCACGCCATCGAGGTCAAGCGGCTCGAGGAGCGCCGCCTGCGGCTGGAGACCCGAGCCCACGCGCTGCGCGAGCTGCTCGAGTCGCGCGAGGGGCTCGGCGAGCCCGCGCGGCGGGTGATCGAGATGGCCGGCCGCGGCGAGGCCTTCCACGGCGTGCTCGCGCCGCTGGCCGATCTCGTCCGCGTGCCGCTCGAGCACGCGCCGCAGGTCGAGGCGGTGCTCGGCCCGCTGCTGTCGGCGATCGTGGTGCCGAGCCTGGATCGCATGCCGTCGGCCGACGAGCTGGCGCAGCTCACCGGGCGGGTGCACTTCGTGCCGCTCGGGCTCGCCGCACCAACGACCGGCCCGGACCCGGCCGCCGAGGCGCTGCGGGCGACCGGGCAGATTTTGCCGCTGCGGCACGTCGCCGAGGTCGATCGCGAGGCGTGCGCGCGGCTGGGCGTCGATCCGATCGTCGTGGCGCGGCTGCTCGATACGCTGCTTCACAACTGCTGGCGGGCGGCGAGCCTGGAGGCGGCCTCGCTGCTGAGTGCCGGGCCGATCCCCGGCGCGACCATCGCCGACCCCGAGGCCCGCGTGCTGCGATTCCCGGGCATCGTCGCGGCGGGCCCGATGGGCGGCGAGGACGCCGGTGGCACGGGCCTGCTGCAACGCCGCGCCGAGCACGAGCGGCTCAAGCACGAGTTGGGCGAGGCGACCGATGCACTGGCGCGGGCGTCGGGCACGCTGCGGGATTTCGACGCGCAGGCCGCGCACGTCAGCGAGGCGCTCTCGGCGGCGCAGCGGCGGCTCAGCGAGCTGAGCCAGGCCCGCATCCGCGCCGAGGGAGACGCCGATCGCGCCGCCGACGAGGCCGACCGCCTCGACCGCGACCTCGCGCAGGCAGCGAGCGAGGCCGACGCGATGCTGGCCGATCTCACCTCGGCCCGGGAGCAGATCGGCCAGCTCGAGGAAAAGCTGGGATCCCTCGAGTCGATCCTGGCCGACGAACGGGCGACCCAGGACGAGGCGGAGGCGAAGGCCGAGGCGCTCGAGACCGAGGCGGACGCGACGGCCGAGGCGCTCACCGAGGCCCGCGTCGCGGCGAGCACGCTGGGCGAGCAGCTCAACGCGACGAGGCAGGAGCTGACGGCGCTCGACTCGGGGCTGGAGCGGCAGCGGGCGGCGCGGGGCGAGATCGCCGCGCAGCTCGCCCACGCCACCGAGCTGGCCGAAGCGCACGAGCAGACCGCCGCCGATGCGGCCCGCACCATCGACGAGCACGAGGCCGACGCGCAGCGGGCCCAGGAGGGCATCGCGGGCGTGCGGCAGCGGGCCGAGGATGCGCGGGCGCAGGCGGCGGACGTCGAGCGCCGCCTCGATGCGCAGCGGCGGCAGTCATCGGACATCGAGCAGCGATGGCACGCCCTGGAGTTGCGGCACCGCGAAGCCAACATCCGCGGCGAGGCTCTCGTCCAGCGGACCGCCGACGAGGACGGACCCGACCTGTGGGCCGAGCTCGAGGACTACCGGAGCATCCTCGCCGACGGCGTGCGGCCGGTGGGGGAGCAAGAGGCGACCGAGGCGATCGATGCGCTGCGATCGGCCATCGCCAGGCTCGGTAGCGTCAACACGGCGGCGCTCGACGAGGAGGGGCAGCTGGAGGGCAAGAACGAGGCGCTCGCGGCGCAGGTGGCCGACATCGACGCCGCGCGGCAGCGGCTGGAGACGCTCATCGAGCGGCTCAACGACGCAAGCCGGACGCGCTTTAGCGAGATGCTCGAGACCATCCGCGAGAGCTTCGCGGGCGACAACGGGCTGTTCCGCCAGCTCTTCGGCGGCGGCCGCGCGGAGATCCGCCTGATGCCGCTGGTCCGCGAGGTCGACGGCAAGAAGGTGCAGACCGACGAGATCGACGTGCTCGAGAGCGGCATCGAGATCGTCGCGCGGCCGCCCGGCAAGCAGCCCCGCTCGATCAGCCAGCTCTCGGGCGGCGAGAAGGCGATGACCGCCGTCGCGCTGCTGCTGGCGATCTTCAAGAGCAAGCCCAGCTGCTTCTGCGTGCTCGACGAGGTCGACGCCGCGCTCGATGACGCCAACGTGGATCGCTTCTGCCGCGTCATCCGCGCCTTCAGCAACACCAGCAACTTCATCGTCGTGACGCACCACAAGAAGACGATGGCGATGTGCGACCGGCTGCACGGCGTGACGATGCAGGAGCGGGGCGTGTCGACCCGCGTGGGCGTCCGCTTCGACCAGGTCGGCCCCGACGGCAAGCTCGCCGACGCCGCGGTCGACGGCAGCACCACCACGAAGCGGCCGGCCGACGACGCACGCGAGGAGCCGGCCACGGAAGAGCCAGAGCGGCCACGGCTCCGCAACGCGCTGGCGCACCTCGGCGCGGCGCCCCAGGAGGTCGAGGCACCCGAGGCGGACGAGCCCGCTTTGGCGTCGACGACCTAG
- a CDS encoding SIS domain-containing protein, giving the protein MREAFTNARLALDAFLADGANVDRLDHAADLLASALQAGGKVLACGNGGSACDAMHFCEELTGRFREDRDPLAAISLTDPGHLTCVANDYGYDHVFARGVRALGHAGDVLVALSTSGNSPSVVRAVEAARDAGMATIALLGRDGGALAGAADLEWIVPGVPADAPTADRIQEIHMLILHALIEGIEARLFG; this is encoded by the coding sequence GTGCGGGAGGCCTTCACCAACGCGCGGCTCGCGCTCGACGCCTTCCTGGCGGACGGCGCCAACGTCGATCGGCTCGATCACGCCGCCGATCTGCTCGCCTCGGCCCTGCAGGCGGGCGGCAAGGTCCTGGCCTGCGGCAACGGCGGATCGGCCTGCGACGCGATGCACTTCTGCGAGGAACTCACCGGCCGCTTCCGCGAGGATCGCGACCCGCTGGCCGCCATCAGCCTGACCGACCCGGGCCACCTGACCTGCGTGGCCAACGACTACGGCTACGACCACGTCTTTGCCCGGGGCGTGCGGGCCCTCGGCCACGCCGGCGACGTGCTGGTTGCGCTGAGCACCAGCGGCAACTCGCCGAGCGTGGTCCGCGCCGTCGAGGCGGCGCGGGACGCGGGGATGGCCACCATCGCGTTGCTGGGCCGGGACGGCGGGGCGCTGGCGGGAGCAGCCGACCTGGAGTGGATCGTGCCGGGCGTGCCCGCCGACGCGCCGACGGCCGACCGCATCCAGGAAATCCACATGCTCATCCTGCACGCGCTGATCGAGGGCATCGAGGCGCGGCTGTTCGGCTGA